One stretch of Desulfovibrio sp. UCD-KL4C DNA includes these proteins:
- the tmcC gene encoding TmcC family electron transfer complex membrane anchor subunit, which yields MNSFYAFVVGPLAWIAWGVFVLGSIYKMVSMYQLAKKKDGSSLHYMSFKFGMRSILHWLNPVGTLGWQSNPYTALVTFVFHICLVIVPLFLLGHVVLWDQFFGITWPTLPDTVADIMAIVLVACCVYFGLRRFLQRDVRFLTTGKDWVALTIPALTFLFGILAYHQIGSPKAMLILHILCGEIMLISIPFSRLSHMLFGVFTRAYMGSEFGGVRHSKDW from the coding sequence ATGAACTCTTTTTATGCATTCGTAGTAGGCCCTCTGGCGTGGATCGCTTGGGGCGTGTTTGTTTTAGGTTCCATATACAAGATGGTTTCAATGTACCAGCTTGCTAAAAAGAAGGACGGTTCGTCCTTGCACTATATGAGTTTCAAGTTCGGAATGCGTTCTATTCTGCACTGGCTCAATCCTGTAGGAACCCTTGGTTGGCAGAGCAATCCTTATACAGCTCTGGTAACTTTTGTTTTTCACATCTGTCTTGTCATTGTTCCATTGTTCCTTTTGGGACACGTGGTCCTCTGGGATCAGTTTTTCGGCATTACGTGGCCGACTCTCCCAGATACAGTTGCCGACATCATGGCCATTGTGCTCGTAGCTTGCTGCGTTTATTTTGGACTGCGCCGCTTTTTGCAGCGTGATGTACGTTTCCTGACTACCGGTAAGGACTGGGTAGCTTTGACTATTCCAGCTTTAACTTTTCTTTTCGGTATTCTGGCATATCACCAGATTGGAAGCCCCAAGGCAATGCTTATACTACATATCCTTTGCGGAGAAATTATGCTGATCAGCATTCCTTTCTCCAGACTCAGTCACATGCTGTTCGGTGTGTTCACCAGAGCTTACATGGGATCAGAGTTCGGCGGAGTCCGCCACTCAAAGGATTGGTAA
- the tmcB gene encoding electron transfer complex ferredoxin TmcB, which produces MTFDRKIKDAGLERGVSRLTPERIETVLKQVLEGETGAKLRLYAETCMRCGMCSEACHYYMSHDGDPSYSPAGKVHQTMGEILRNNCKVTPEFVYQMAQIAYTECNLCRRCVHYCPLGIDTGYIMSVVRRMCHKLGVTPQYIQDTSHSHAATMNQMWLKDDEWIDTLQWQEDEARDEMPELRIPLDKEGAEIYYSVIAPEPKFRTQLIYQAAFIMNSAGVDFTMPTSPGWDNSDMCMFSGDYEMMGRLKKIHFESALDLKVKKIVMGECGHAFRSIYDQGNRWDGWEMYPIEVVHSVEFFWELISSGKIKIREKFQEPITIHDPCNIIRGRGLMEQSRKLAHALCDNVVEMHPNLEHNYCCAAGGGVINCGPPFKNVRMKGNRIKAEQLKATGVKTILAPCHNCHGGLEDLVHYYELGMDIKFFGDLIYDLMEKPEVE; this is translated from the coding sequence ATGACATTCGATAGGAAAATTAAGGATGCCGGGCTCGAGCGGGGCGTGTCCCGTCTGACACCTGAGCGCATCGAAACAGTTCTTAAGCAGGTTCTCGAAGGAGAGACCGGAGCAAAATTGAGGCTGTATGCAGAAACCTGCATGCGCTGCGGTATGTGTTCCGAAGCCTGCCATTATTATATGTCCCATGATGGTGACCCATCCTACTCTCCCGCAGGTAAGGTTCATCAGACAATGGGCGAAATCTTGCGCAATAATTGCAAAGTAACACCTGAGTTCGTCTACCAGATGGCCCAGATTGCATATACAGAATGTAACCTCTGTCGCCGCTGTGTTCATTATTGTCCACTTGGAATTGATACGGGTTACATCATGAGTGTTGTGAGACGTATGTGTCACAAACTAGGCGTAACTCCTCAGTATATTCAGGATACCTCTCACAGTCATGCAGCTACAATGAACCAGATGTGGCTTAAAGATGATGAGTGGATTGATACCCTGCAGTGGCAGGAAGATGAAGCCAGAGACGAAATGCCGGAACTTCGCATTCCTTTAGATAAGGAAGGCGCTGAGATATACTATTCAGTTATTGCTCCGGAACCTAAATTCCGTACTCAGCTGATTTATCAGGCTGCATTTATTATGAATTCAGCTGGTGTTGATTTTACTATGCCTACTTCACCGGGCTGGGACAACTCTGATATGTGTATGTTCTCCGGTGATTATGAAATGATGGGACGTTTAAAGAAAATTCATTTTGAGTCAGCTCTTGATCTCAAGGTTAAAAAGATTGTTATGGGTGAGTGCGGACACGCATTCCGTTCCATTTATGATCAGGGTAACCGCTGGGATGGATGGGAAATGTATCCCATTGAGGTTGTTCATTCTGTTGAATTTTTCTGGGAACTTATCAGTTCTGGCAAAATTAAGATTCGTGAAAAATTCCAAGAACCAATTACTATACATGATCCTTGTAACATCATTCGCGGACGCGGCTTGATGGAACAATCCCGCAAACTTGCTCACGCACTTTGCGATAATGTGGTTGAAATGCATCCTAACCTTGAGCACAACTATTGCTGTGCGGCGGGTGGCGGTGTTATCAACTGCGGACCTCCATTTAAGAATGTCCGTATGAAAGGTAACAGGATTAAGGCTGAGCAGTTAAAAGCCACTGGCGTTAAGACTATCCTTGCGCCTTGTCATAACTGCCACGGTGGGCTTGAAGATTTAGTCCATTACTATGAACTTGGCATGGATATTAAATTCTTCGGCGATCTTATCTATGATCTGATGGAAAAGCCTGAAGTGGAATAG
- the tmcA gene encoding acidic tetraheme cytochrome c3 TmcA, whose amino-acid sequence MLKRVLTVAAVVACVFLYMIPAFSQDEITFLKDPAFIHPERPAAPFMHDMHNEKAGIEDCATCHHVWKDGKVVEDESSEDQSCSSCHQVKAEAGKTSLRNAYHKLCINCHIKKDKGPVTCAGCHPDGGAAPAGH is encoded by the coding sequence ATGTTAAAAAGAGTATTAACTGTCGCGGCGGTTGTCGCATGTGTCTTTCTCTATATGATTCCAGCATTCTCTCAGGATGAAATAACATTCCTGAAGGATCCCGCTTTTATTCATCCAGAAAGACCTGCGGCTCCATTCATGCATGATATGCATAATGAAAAAGCTGGTATTGAAGATTGCGCAACCTGTCATCATGTATGGAAAGACGGAAAGGTTGTTGAAGATGAAAGCTCGGAAGATCAGTCATGTTCATCTTGCCATCAGGTTAAAGCTGAAGCAGGTAAAACAAGTCTCCGTAACGCTTATCACAAGCTTTGCATTAATTGTCACATCAAAAAAGACAAAGGCCCTGTAACTTGCGCCGGATGTCATCCAGACGGCGGAGCTGCTCCTGCCGGACATTAG